The sequence below is a genomic window from Lolium perenne isolate Kyuss_39 chromosome 7, Kyuss_2.0, whole genome shotgun sequence.
GTGAAGAATTCTGCCACTTCAAACTCGGATGGAACATATTAATGACCAATTTGCCGGAAGCAACACTGCTCCAATCAAGTTATACGTCAGTTTAGCCTAGTATCACTTCAGAAGTAACTTAAAAGATTTCAGATAATTGCAATATTTTCCTGATGAAATTTCCAGCTGGAGAGGTTATATGTTGTTTCTTGCATGCTCTGTGTTTACTGGAAAGTAAGGCGAAGGTTATGGACGAGAACACTAGATGATTTCCTGTCAAATTCGAATCTACAAGATCTCAGGAATTCGTCTATTCTTTTGGACATTTTTCTTTATGTTTAGTTTTACTTTTGGATGACAAGATGCATGGTAGTGTAGATCTTCTTATAGTAACGGTATTGTAGCCAACTCTATTGTTTTACATTTTAGCAATATGGTAACTTCTGTGCTGGAATTGAACGTGAAATAACATGGAGTCAGCCATAACAGCTTGTGTTTCTTCAATGTTGCTACTCACAATCATGTATTGTAATATGAGGCATTCGTCTTTTTTATCAGCTCCAGAGTCCTTTCATTTTTatacagcaaaaaaaaaaaaatagagcaCAAATCTCTACCACTATATAAATGTAGCATTACACTGCAATAACATGAATAGACATGCTCTATGCTCTATCTATTCAGGCTACATCCCATCAAGGATCCAGTTTCCGCAGGATATTTTCTTTTCTGTCGAGTGCCATTCAGAAGTCAGAAGAAACCTGCAATTAGTAGAGTATTCAGAATTCACCTGGCCAAGGAAAAAAAACTTTCGCTCTCCAAGAATTTTTGGATCAGGATCCAGCATAATCTAGGATACAGCACACCTATAGATAAACTGCACTAGACAGGCAAACAACATGCTACCGTCTTATATTTTTTTCTCATGGATTGTTAGATATATGTCAAACATGTGTATACGATGTGCTACAGCAAGACTTGTAATTGGCGTAAGGTTTGATGTTTCAGTCGAACACGTTTAATCTGGGTCTAATACATGAAGACACACTGGGTAAAAACGAACTAGACAAAAGCTGATAAGAGATCGCGAGGGGATGGTCCTACGACATGTTGTCTGATGGCTTAGCTTTGTATAGTCGGTGTATGACGTCATTTAGTACAAGGAGATGAGTGCCCATACGGTGTAGGCGAGTTCGCCAAACCTCGCCAATAAATCTCTTTATTGTGTTTTGATTGCTTGTCTTTATATGATCGTTGTACACCTCAAATTTTTAACATGAACAATGTTGAAATTTGAGATGATTGTCGCAAACCTGAAAAGAAGGAAACGTTCTGGCACAGCTGGTGCTGCTGCCAATCTGCCTCCATCTCCATGTCCATTGGTGCCTGTGCCGCAGCGCTCTGATCTTCGCTGACCTTGGATGGTGGCTCTGACGATATGCCCACTGATAcgaagttcaccttgtcatggacGATGGTTGGCTCAGTAGCAGTAGAAGTTGGAGCATGCACCAGTGGTTCATCCTCTTCCATCATGTCCAGGGTTTTTCTGTCCTATCAACACAAATTAATGCACTATTATGATGAATTGAGTTGAGTTAATCCTGGAGCTAGCTTGCTAGATATGAAGTTGACTTAATCAGCTGTAAGGTGCAAGGCCAACAAGTTCTTAGGATCATCTTCCATCTCATATGGTATTACTACTGCTAATTAGTCCGATTATATAGTTCCTCCATGCTTACATAATTTAACTCAGTTACTACCAGTTGTTTCTACCTAAACTCATGAAACAAAACTGTAAATATGCTCATCAGAGGACACAATCTAGTATCTACCATACCATACCTGAAGATGTAGTTTGATCCTCTTAGGATCAAGAAAGATGGAGAATCCATGGCCGCCCACCACCTCAACATCCTTCCTCTTGATGTTCATCGGCGCCGCAAGGTCAACCATTCTTCCTCAGGAGTCAGGACAAACTCAACTCAAGGTATTACTACCTTGTAATGGTGCCCAGGGATGAAGAGATGGCCATTGAGTAAGATAAGCTTGGATCCTGGAGTTAGCTTCCCAAAGCCAGAATAGTTTTACTACCATGTTGATGTACACCCGTCAATTGACTATTCCTAGTTGCCGATTTTGCGTGTTCATTTGGCTCTGCAGTAGAGGGGCCAAATGACAATCGTTGCTAGTGGTATGCCATAAACACCCTGCTGACTCGTTGAGAACATCCGCTTACCTGGATGCTGACGTAGGTTAGAAGATAGGGTCAAGAAGCTTAGCCCCTTAGCACCACCATCGCTAAGCTcaataaataaacaaaaaaaatcgTTTTTATGCCGAGCTCTAACTTCCTTATTTATACAACATAATGTGAAGTAAGCATGTGACAGCTGAAAGGAAAATCATGGAAACTGTTATTGATATTGCCACAGAAAAACTCAACAGAAAGTGCTGTCAGTTGACATGCCATAAATATGATAGAAGTGGAGAAGAGTTTTTGATCCATGAGAGTATTAGACCATGTCATGCTACAATGCATATAAACAATCACCAAGCACAATCGAACAATCATAGTTTATTCCACCAAACGACTATAAGAGATTGTAACCTTGCATTACAACAGCAACATAGCTCGACTAGGCCCCAACAGGTCAAAAGTGCGCGCATATGGTGCATTACACAACTATACCTTAATGTAAAAGATTGCCTCACATGTTGTAAGTTCAGTTGACAGCTCAAATCTCAATAAATGGACCTGGTCCCATTCTAATCAGATTTCCCGAGAAGATCATACACTACCAGGTCTCTTTGTGTTTACCCGGTCGCGCTAATAAGGAGGAACTCGCCCTCACATACCACGTCACCACCCACATAAGCTTTTCCTTCCATCTTTGCAAGTCCAAATCTCTTCTGGTACTTGGTCAGGGTCATTCTCATGACCAGAGTGTCCCCAGCAATTACCGGCTTCCGGAACCTCACCTTATCAACCCCTGCGAAAAAGAAATTGTCTTGGGATCCGCCAACTTCAGGTTGCAACATCACAATACCTCCAACCTGGGCCATAGCCTGTGTATAAAGGTACAAGTCTCCCATGTGAGGGCAATTAAGAAACATGTGTAGATGATGTTAGAACAACAATAATAAATTCACAGTTAGCTATTGAAGATCTAGCCATTTTGCTCAGCAGAATACATACTGCTACTGAGTATGAGACACCTATAGTCCATACATATCATCAGGTATTGGTTCAGATCAGAATATCAAGCAGACATCGTCTCTACAGATCACTCTTGCTGTAGCTAAATCTTtatcataaaacatatagatgCTACATATCACTTATGGTGATGGTTATGGATTTATGGTTCACTATGAGTAAGTTTGTATCTGAAAACCCTTTTGGAAATCAACTCCTTCCTCATCAGAGAGAACAAACCAATCTATGGAGTAAGATTACTACAAATGGCACTTTCCTCATTGAGTTCAGTAAAGTATACACATATGAAAATTAGTAAAACATGtattaaaaagaaaaaaagagctgTTGCACAGGGATATGGTCATATGGATAAACCATGTTTATGATATAGTTGGATAGAATTATTAAACTAAGATAGAATGTGGTAAAAGTTAACTAAGTTGCAGGATTCTAAATTAAACAAATACTTTGCTCGACCACAAATGTACTGGTATCGTGATGGGTGGTCTAAAGACAACTTAATTATCCCTTAAGAAACAGTAAATCAAGAGATTAGACAAGATGACTAGGGATGGAGATTCAGCGATACAGAGATTCAGTGCATACCTCAACCATGAGAACACCAGGCATTATGGGTCTCTCTGGGAAATGCCCAGGGAAGAAGTTGTCATTTATCGTGACATTCTTGATTGCAACAGCATATTCTCCTGCCTTGTACTCGATCACTCTATCTACCAAAAGGAATGGGAACCTAGCATGCATCAAAATTCATAGGAAGTTAGAAAAGGAGTAGCAGAACAGTTGCATACTCATGTAAGCATCTTTTCTCTCAGGTAGTAGGCTACAACATGTCAAGAATATAATGCTTTTATGGTTTTACCATAGCGCATATATTGTGAATTAGCCAAAAGCATCATGCTACATTGAATTAAAGGTGGTGTCCTGGAATGCATGCAGTCAAACGAGCTCAGCTTTGCCAGCAATACCTTTGTGCGCATATAGACCAGCCTTACAAAAATTATACGAGAAGATTTTCCTTGATAAAAATGCTGATAATACTATAATTTCATTCTTACTGAATAAAGTGCATTCGAAGTCAAAGTTGTTTTTGGAAACC
It includes:
- the LOC127314498 gene encoding uncharacterized protein isoform X1 — protein: MVDLAAPMNIKRKDVEVVGGHGFSIFLDPKRIKLHLQDRKTLDMMEEDEPLVHAPTSTATEPTIVHDKVNFVSVGISSEPPSKVSEDQSAAAQAPMDMEMEADWQQHQLCQNVSFFSGFF
- the LOC127314498 gene encoding uncharacterized protein isoform X3, which encodes MLRWWAAMDSPSFLILRGSNYIFRKTLDMMEEDEPLVHAPTSTATEPTIVHDKVNFVSVGISSEPPSKVSEDQSAAAQAPMDMEMEADWQQHQLCQNVSFFSGFF
- the LOC127314498 gene encoding uncharacterized protein isoform X2, with amino-acid sequence MVDLAAPMNIKRKDVEVVGGHGFSIFLDPKRIKLHLQDRKTLDMMEEDEPLVHAPTSTATEPTIVHDKVNFVSVGISSEPPSKVSEDQSAAAQAPMDMEMEADWQQHQLCQNVSFFSGEF
- the LOC127314496 gene encoding uncharacterized protein, producing METAAAAAVSVSRSACRAALPSPAAPRQGRVAFPRAAPRQRLVARRAAAGDNAEEELPIEKRIAAYPTVMDINQIREILPHRFPFLLVDRVIEYKAGEYAVAIKNVTINDNFFPGHFPERPIMPGVLMVEAMAQVGGIVMLQPEVGGSQDNFFFAGVDKVRFRKPVIAGDTLVMRMTLTKYQKRFGLAKMEGKAYVGGDVVCEGEFLLISATG